One part of the Dioscorea cayenensis subsp. rotundata cultivar TDr96_F1 chromosome 2, TDr96_F1_v2_PseudoChromosome.rev07_lg8_w22 25.fasta, whole genome shotgun sequence genome encodes these proteins:
- the LOC120280290 gene encoding putative recombination initiation defects 3: MRLKINKACDLSSISVLPPPSRRASGLGLGSDPSGLGKIQGYQLRSQSQQSFSQGMSFSQFSQSSLEENPASDQRLGSQERDNSSKKSLVPIASMREEPPIQLSRTSTNALRRWSSASIPDNRSLVNEELEHRFQIIEGSLNRLGMILDSVQSDVMQANRAVKEVSLETEVIRQKISLVENSMQKMLRAEEDIKDFLEGRLKAIPVQMDKESDRSKLNEILSSLSALPQQIQTNLFKLQHEICNVFSKETQVIVSNMKSLNNNHLGAVRLAENPGFLAIKQSQRCRMQTIGTSPTIPPKNQRGSSDQVACVKTLKPKLTNSKHNGPLKQEEIFSGPQEQVFRMDIESDDESDRDACLLLKKETGRESYLIDEAREETMRILRRARKRRRRQNNTVIIV; this comes from the exons ATGAGGTTGAAGATCAACAAGGCTTGCGATCTCAGCTCCATCTCTGTTCTCCCCCCTCCATCTAG gagGGCGAGTGGATTGGGCTTAGGATCGGATCCATCGGGATTGGGGAAAATCCAGGGGTATCAACTCCGATCCCAATCGCAGCAGTCGTTCTCGCAGGGAATGTCCTTCTCCCAGTTCTCACAGAGTTCCTTGGAGGAGAATCCTGCCAGCGATCAG agaCTTGGCTCTCAAGAAAGAGATAATTCATCGAAGAAGTCACTGGTTCCCATTGCATCCATGAGGGAAGAGCCTCCAATCCAGCTATCAAGGACATCTACCAATGCTCTACGCAGATGGAGTTCAGCTTCTATTCCTGACAACAGAA GTCTGGTTAATGAAGAACTTGAACACAGATTTCAAATCATAGAAGGCTCTTTAAATAGGTTGGGGATGATCCTTGACTCTGTACAGAGTGATGTAATGCAAGCGAACAGAGCTGTGAAAGAAGTTTCACTGGAAA CGGAAGTTATTCGGCAAAAGATAAGTCTTGTTGAAAACTCAATGCAGAAAATG CTGAGGGCAGAAGAAGATATCAAAGATTTTCTTGAAGGAAGACTGAAAGCTATTCCTGTTCAGATGGATAAGGAATCTGATCGTAgcaaattaaatgaaattttatcCTCTCTTTCGGCCTTACCGCAGCAGATTCAAACGAATCTATTTAAACTACAACATGAAATTTGCAATGTCTTCTCAAAAGAAACACAG GTAATAGTGAGCAACATGAAGTCACTCAATAATAATCATCTTGGTGCTGTTCGGTTAGCTGAG AATCCGGGCTTTTTAGCCATCAAACAATCTCAAAGATGCCGGATGCAAACAATTGGCAC TAGTCCAACTATTCCTCCAAAGAATCAAAGGGGATCTTCAGATCAGGTAGCGTGCGTGAAAACACTGAAACCAAAGTTGACCAATTCTAAGCATAATGGCCCACTCAAACAGGAAGAGATATTTAGCGGACCTCAG GAGCAGGTCTTTAGAATGGACATTGAATCTGATGATGAGAGTGATAGAGATGCTTGCCTTCTCTTGAAAAAAGAAACAG GCAGAGAAAGTTATTTGATAGATGAGGCAAGGGAAGAGACTATGAGGATTTTAAGAAGAgcaaggaagagaagaagaaggcaaaATAATACCGTAATTATAGTTTGA